In Planctomycetota bacterium, the DNA window GACGGGCAAGCCCGGTCCGCTGGTCGCCTCCGCCGCCACGCCCAGTGCGCTGAGCGTGGAGGAGATCGACCGGACGATCGAGCAGGGCCGCACGCTGATCGCCGACGGCACACCCGAGCAGGCCGTGCCCTTGCTCGAGCAACTCGTCGACGTAGTGCCGACGGACCGCGACTCCCGCGTGGCGCTGGGGCAGGCCTACCTCGCCGCCGGCCGCGACGACCAGGCCTACCAGCAGTTCGCCCAGACGCTGCGGGACGGCCCGCCCGATGCGCAGCTCCAGTTCGCCGCGGGCACGCTGGCCTCGAAGCTGGGCCAGCCCCGCGTGGCGATCGGCCACCTTCGGACGGCCCACGACGCCGACCCGAGCAACCCCGACTACGCGCTGTTCCTGGGCCAGGCCGAACTGAAGGAGGGCCGCCTGGACCAGGCCCGCGCGGCGCTGGTGCGGTCGACGCACGCCCGCCCGGAGGATGCCCGCGCCTGGGGCATGCTGGCCGAGATCGCCCTCCGCGAGAATCGTCCCGAGATGGCGCTGCAGCACGTCGGCCGCGCTCGCCACCACGACCCCGAGAACGACGCCTGGAAGATCATCCAGGCCCGGTCGCTCAAGCGGCGAGGAGAGGCCGCCCAGGCGACCGCGGTGCTCGGCACGCTCTCGGACCAGGCCAAGCTGTCCAAGCCCGTGGTGCGGCTCGCGGGCGAGTGCTTCGGGATGCTCAAGAGGCCCGACCAGGCGGCGGCGCTCTACCGCCTGGCGTCCGACGCGAAGCCTAAGGACGGCGAGCTGGCCTTCGAGGCCGCCGTCTGGCTGGACAAGGCCGACCAGCGGCCCATCGCCCTGACCTACGCCAAGCGGGCGTTCGAGGCGGACCATCCCTCGGCCGAGGCCCTCGTCGAGAAGCTCAGCGACCAGCGCGAGTTCAAGGCCCAGCCCCGACCGGCGGGCTAGAGCATCTTCGAGTGCTCCGTCGCGGCCGTCCGGCCGCGACGCTCGCTCTCGTACGGCCTCGCCAGAGTGAATCCGGCGGGCCTGAACGAACGCACGTGCTGCGCCCGGATCGAATCGGCTCTAGGACGAGTCGCCTCAGGCAAGCCAGCGGCCGCCGTCGAGGCGGACGACCTCCCCCGTGACGTACGTCGCCTCCAGCGCGAGCCAGCGGACGAGGCCGGCGGCGTCCTCGGGCGTGCCCGTGCGGGCCAGCGGCACGCGGGCCATGTAGCGCTCCTGGCCCGCGCTGTCGGACTCGTAGCCGTCCTCGGGCCAGGCGATGACGCCCGGCGCAACCGCGTTGATGCGGGCGTGCGGCGCCAGGTCCCGGGCAAGGGACCGCGTCATCTCGACGAGGGCGGCCTTGCTCATCGAGTACGCGTTGAACCGCGACCGCGGGCGGCCCAGCACGTGCATGTCGGCCATGCACACGACCGCCCCGCCGCCGGGCATGGACGAGGCCATCAGCCGATCGGCCAGCCGCGCCGTGATCAGCAGCGGCGCAGCGGCGTTGACTGCGTACATCCGCATCACGTGCTCGGCATCCAGCGGCCAGGCACCGTCCAGCCCATCCTGGTGGCCCAGCGGGAACGGGGCGTAGACCGACGCGTTGTGCACCAGCACGTCGAGGCGGCCCGCGGCGTCGGCGGCCTCGACGCACGCATCGGCGGCGGCATCGGGCTCGGCCATGTCGACCCGCGCAAGGTGGACCCGGGCCGCGTGCCGCCCGCGGAGCTCGCCCGCCAGCGCCTCGGCTTCGTCCTTGCTCGAGCGATAGGTCAGCACACAATCGAGGCCCGCGCGTGCCAACTCGAGCGCGATGGCGCGGCCGACGCGGCGGGCCCCGCCGGTGATGAGTGCCACCGGGCGATCGCTCACGGCTCGTCTCGGCGGCGGCGATCATCGCCGGGTTCCTCGTCTGCGTCATCATCCGGCACGGCTGCCCGGCGGCCGGCCTCGGCCCAGGCATCGGGGATGTCGGACGTCGGCCGCCGTCGCTGCCCGCCGCGGGCGTTGGCGCGGCGCATCGCGGTCACCAGGGCGAGCAGCACCACGAGGGCCACGCCACCGAGCGCGAGCCCCAGCAGCGCCCACCAGCCCCGCAGCAGGTCGCTGCGTGGAGAGGCGGTCGCGACGAACTCGAGCACGGCGGGAGCCACGCCGCGAGGTTATCACCCGGCCGATGCGAGGATCGGGGTCTCGCCGCCGCGTTGGCTGGTGGGACCGCCCGGCGCGGCGGCGACCTCCAGGCCCACGACGCGGACC includes these proteins:
- a CDS encoding tetratricopeptide repeat protein codes for the protein MDARDEARLALDRLPSRFPTDGDAPKRSAWGSIAVGTLSIGLIAALAVFWQTGKPGPLVASAATPSALSVEEIDRTIEQGRTLIADGTPEQAVPLLEQLVDVVPTDRDSRVALGQAYLAAGRDDQAYQQFAQTLRDGPPDAQLQFAAGTLASKLGQPRVAIGHLRTAHDADPSNPDYALFLGQAELKEGRLDQARAALVRSTHARPEDARAWGMLAEIALRENRPEMALQHVGRARHHDPENDAWKIIQARSLKRRGEAAQATAVLGTLSDQAKLSKPVVRLAGECFGMLKRPDQAAALYRLASDAKPKDGELAFEAAVWLDKADQRPIALTYAKRAFEADHPSAEALVEKLSDQREFKAQPRPAG
- a CDS encoding SDR family oxidoreductase, which translates into the protein MSDRPVALITGGARRVGRAIALELARAGLDCVLTYRSSKDEAEALAGELRGRHAARVHLARVDMAEPDAAADACVEAADAAGRLDVLVHNASVYAPFPLGHQDGLDGAWPLDAEHVMRMYAVNAAAPLLITARLADRLMASSMPGGGAVVCMADMHVLGRPRSRFNAYSMSKAALVEMTRSLARDLAPHARINAVAPGVIAWPEDGYESDSAGQERYMARVPLARTGTPEDAAGLVRWLALEATYVTGEVVRLDGGRWLA